A part of Halobaculum sp. MBLA0143 genomic DNA contains:
- a CDS encoding MBL fold metallo-hydrolase, producing MRVTLLGTGDTTGTPTVGCECDTCEAARERGVERSRFSVHVENERTGESLLVDCSPDFRAQFLDNDVSLPDAAVVSHVHFDHLDGLGNVYRLLDDLPVYAADETDPVTGESVAETVRSKYDYLDRVRVEPTSPFASTTVCGLEVTLVPVDHPPMLCYGLTVEDPETGAKLSLTGDTSYDVSDRVREVLSEPDLLLADAIVPASLCEYHPVGGSHHRPDGTPRTFGTKHMTREGALDLAAELDAAETRLVHLAHYYPADEAFAEPLAVDGETYELS from the coding sequence ATGCGGGTGACGCTGCTCGGGACCGGCGACACGACCGGCACTCCCACCGTCGGGTGTGAGTGTGACACCTGCGAGGCGGCCCGGGAGCGCGGCGTCGAACGGTCGCGGTTCTCCGTCCACGTCGAGAACGAACGCACCGGGGAGTCGTTGCTCGTCGACTGTTCGCCCGACTTCCGTGCGCAGTTCCTCGACAACGACGTGTCGCTCCCGGACGCGGCGGTCGTCTCGCACGTCCACTTCGACCACCTCGACGGCCTGGGCAACGTCTACCGACTGTTGGACGACCTTCCGGTGTACGCCGCAGACGAGACGGACCCGGTCACCGGCGAGTCCGTCGCCGAGACCGTCCGCTCGAAGTACGACTATCTCGACCGCGTGCGCGTAGAGCCGACGAGTCCGTTTGCGTCGACGACCGTCTGCGGGCTGGAGGTGACGCTCGTCCCCGTCGACCACCCGCCGATGCTGTGTTACGGACTGACGGTGGAAGACCCGGAGACGGGCGCGAAGCTGTCGCTGACGGGCGACACGAGCTACGACGTGAGCGACCGAGTGCGCGAGGTGCTGTCGGAGCCGGACCTGTTGCTCGCGGACGCCATCGTCCCGGCGAGCCTGTGTGAGTACCACCCTGTCGGCGGCAGCCACCACCGCCCGGACGGGACGCCGCGAACGTTCGGCACGAAACACATGACCCGCGAGGGGGCCCTGGATCTGGCGGCGGAGTTGGACGCCGCGGAGACGCGGCTCGTCCACCTCGCGCACTACTACCCCGCCGACGAGGCGTTCGCGGAGCCGCTGGCCGTCGACGGGGAGACGTACGAGTTGAGTTGA
- a CDS encoding translation initiation factor IF-6, which translates to MFTASFTGSSYVGVYARATDGVLLIDPSVDDELAASLAEELSVSLVETTVGGSGTVGSLAVGNDAGVVVSDQATDDEVDRIDDAVDGSVARIPGRLNAAGNVVLANDTGAIVHPELSAEAVSVVEETLAVPVETGRLADSQTVGTAAVANDEGVICHPQATEDQLVAVEEHLDVYADLGTVNYGGPLVGSGLIANDADYVAGEETTGPELGRIEDTLGYI; encoded by the coding sequence GTGTTCACCGCATCGTTCACTGGGTCGTCGTACGTGGGCGTGTACGCCCGCGCCACCGACGGCGTGTTGTTGATCGATCCGAGCGTCGACGACGAACTCGCCGCCTCGCTGGCCGAGGAGCTGTCGGTGTCGCTCGTCGAGACGACCGTCGGCGGCTCCGGCACCGTCGGCTCGCTGGCCGTCGGCAACGACGCGGGTGTCGTCGTCTCCGACCAGGCGACCGACGACGAGGTCGACCGGATCGACGACGCCGTCGACGGCAGCGTCGCCCGGATCCCCGGTCGGCTGAACGCCGCCGGCAACGTCGTCTTGGCCAACGACACCGGGGCGATCGTCCACCCGGAGCTGTCCGCGGAGGCCGTCTCCGTCGTCGAGGAGACGCTGGCCGTCCCGGTCGAGACCGGGCGACTCGCCGACTCCCAGACGGTCGGCACCGCCGCCGTCGCCAACGACGAGGGAGTGATCTGTCACCCGCAGGCCACCGAAGACCAGCTCGTCGCCGTCGAGGAACACCTCGACGTGTACGCCGACCTCGGCACCGTCAACTACGGTGGGCCGTTGGTCGGCTCCGGGCTGATCGCCAACGACGCAGACTACGTCGCGGGCGAGGAGACGACCGGCCCAGAACTGGGCCGGATCGAGGACACGCTGGGCTACATCTGA
- a CDS encoding ABC transporter ATP-binding protein, with protein MNDLSKSFGGTVVLDGLDLEVESGTVFGFLGPNGAGKSTTINVLLGLRSPTSGTARVLGYDVETHRNEIHQRVGVLPEGVTPFPNLTGTEHVEFVARTRGVAVDPIERLSHVGLDSEAHDRPASEYSTGMQQRLWLAMALVGDPELVVLDEPTSGLDPDGIREIRQLVTELRNDGTSVFLSSHRLEEVETMCDRVGILHDGQIERTVSVADGSLGALSLSVGFRVLNRPEALSAVLAPQDGVQSVEIDGQWVTVTCETAGDRITAVETALNEVEVEDLSTDGASLDALFDRTVHGGES; from the coding sequence TTGAACGATCTCTCTAAATCGTTCGGCGGCACAGTCGTTCTTGACGGACTCGACCTCGAAGTTGAGTCGGGAACGGTGTTCGGCTTTCTCGGTCCGAATGGGGCAGGAAAGTCGACCACGATCAACGTTCTTCTTGGACTCCGATCACCAACGAGTGGGACAGCACGAGTGCTTGGGTACGATGTCGAGACACACCGTAACGAGATACACCAACGTGTCGGGGTGCTTCCGGAGGGAGTGACACCATTCCCGAACCTCACTGGTACCGAACATGTCGAGTTTGTGGCCCGAACACGAGGAGTAGCTGTCGACCCGATTGAACGACTCTCGCACGTCGGTCTCGATTCAGAAGCACACGACCGTCCGGCATCGGAGTACTCAACCGGGATGCAACAGCGACTCTGGCTAGCGATGGCACTTGTCGGTGATCCGGAACTCGTGGTTCTCGACGAGCCGACGAGTGGACTCGACCCAGACGGAATCAGAGAAATTCGGCAACTCGTCACAGAGCTAAGGAACGACGGAACGTCCGTTTTCCTATCGAGCCACCGTCTCGAAGAAGTCGAGACGATGTGCGACCGTGTGGGGATTCTTCACGATGGACAGATCGAGAGGACAGTGTCAGTTGCAGACGGCTCTCTTGGGGCACTCAGTTTGAGCGTCGGATTCCGAGTTTTGAACCGTCCTGAGGCACTCAGTGCAGTGCTGGCACCACAAGACGGCGTCCAGTCGGTTGAGATAGATGGACAGTGGGTCACGGTGACGTGTGAGACAGCGGGCGATAGGATCACGGCCGTCGAGACTGCTCTCAACGAAGTCGAAGTTGAAGACCTCAGTACCGACGGTGCGTCACTCGACGCACTGTTCGACAGGACTGTTCACGGAGGCGAGTCGTGA
- a CDS encoding ABC transporter permease subunit: MNIRPYARRDLVELWRSRAGLLVLGLFGGCLIGVTGARIAGFSLSSIYGLVLFVGQLLFPAVGLLLGVSSIAGHRESGTLRLLFTLPGRRRDVVLGSFVTRCGVLGVGFGLLTAVTTGLATVYSAPAGRPAVLFGLIMMLTVSWLAVGTAVSVFANTQRRAFLAAIVLYVVGVVCWNTLFPVSPDVVAVALASRLELSFPLELRRGVLFLAPGNAFLVGLQYLGGKSYLTLVVSFFGAPVPAGWIAPVVLVMWCLLPLIAAVRIAESLELS, translated from the coding sequence GTGAACATCCGTCCGTATGCCCGCCGTGACCTCGTTGAGTTGTGGCGCTCTCGCGCTGGACTCCTCGTTCTGGGACTGTTCGGCGGATGCTTGATTGGCGTGACTGGTGCCCGAATTGCTGGATTCTCGCTCTCGAGCATCTACGGGCTCGTTTTATTCGTTGGACAGCTTCTCTTCCCGGCTGTCGGACTACTGCTTGGCGTCTCGTCAATTGCCGGGCACAGAGAGTCGGGAACGCTTCGACTGTTGTTCACTCTTCCAGGGAGACGCAGAGATGTAGTTCTTGGATCGTTCGTGACGCGGTGTGGTGTACTCGGCGTCGGGTTTGGACTACTCACTGCCGTGACCACAGGGCTTGCGACAGTGTACAGTGCCCCGGCCGGACGGCCAGCAGTGCTGTTCGGTTTGATCATGATGTTGACCGTGAGTTGGCTCGCTGTAGGGACCGCTGTCTCTGTCTTCGCTAATACACAGCGACGCGCGTTTCTCGCTGCTATCGTTTTATACGTGGTAGGCGTCGTGTGTTGGAATACACTGTTTCCGGTGTCACCCGATGTAGTCGCCGTGGCGCTGGCAAGCCGCCTAGAACTGTCGTTTCCACTTGAACTCCGGCGAGGTGTGTTGTTTCTCGCGCCCGGAAATGCGTTCCTCGTCGGGCTCCAGTACCTCGGGGGGAAAAGCTACCTCACCCTCGTCGTTTCGTTTTTTGGAGCTCCAGTTCCTGCCGGCTGGATCGCCCCTGTCGTCCTGGTCATGTGGTGCCTTCTTCCGTTAATCGCCGCAGTCAGGATAGCAGAGTCACTAGAACTCTCGTAG
- a CDS encoding DHH family phosphoesterase: MDEDLIDDATLSLDRKSRLPGTGFFYPDSLDDERVDERAASAVAGADVVVVTDSDADGLACVALVREAYDAVVDPAPFEAYRDARIDDDRTTDELDTAALAADADNVTVDDDGGLLADSTVALLPAGPHSLREQLGRAAEHAEPGVDVFVCDICPDDAGSVEPALSNLVERASSVAWYDHHQWDDETAAAIREHGIELVVGDSDEECSADVTLRSLDHEFPERFETLAAVTRDHDLWLKEDERSDDLADYSFWSSPAEYAAVVGAYGVDLPEPIRGYVDARREEKEALIDAAVRRAETHEIGPWTVGVTYGRCSQNEVAETLRERGADAAVIVKPAGSASIRGSETFERAHEVAGQVNGGGHPKAAGCKPDIYDDMLDVARHWTTEGEAAKRVILAAFERVADDIEADGTETAATADD, from the coding sequence ATGGACGAAGATCTGATCGACGACGCGACACTCTCACTCGACCGGAAGTCACGACTCCCCGGGACGGGGTTCTTCTATCCCGACTCCTTGGACGACGAGCGAGTCGACGAACGGGCGGCGTCGGCAGTGGCGGGCGCGGACGTGGTGGTCGTGACGGACTCCGACGCCGACGGGCTGGCGTGTGTCGCGCTCGTCCGGGAGGCGTACGACGCCGTCGTCGACCCGGCGCCGTTCGAGGCGTACCGTGACGCACGGATCGACGACGACCGGACGACCGACGAACTGGACACGGCGGCGCTGGCGGCCGACGCCGACAACGTCACCGTCGACGACGACGGCGGACTGTTGGCCGACTCGACGGTCGCGCTACTGCCGGCCGGGCCACACAGCCTGCGAGAGCAGTTGGGGCGCGCGGCCGAACACGCCGAGCCGGGCGTCGATGTGTTCGTCTGTGACATCTGTCCGGACGACGCCGGCAGCGTGGAGCCGGCGCTGTCGAACCTCGTCGAGCGGGCGTCGTCGGTCGCCTGGTACGACCACCACCAGTGGGACGACGAGACGGCGGCGGCGATCCGCGAGCACGGGATCGAGCTAGTCGTCGGCGACAGCGACGAGGAGTGTTCCGCGGACGTGACACTGCGGTCGTTGGACCACGAGTTCCCCGAGCGGTTCGAGACGCTGGCGGCCGTCACCCGCGACCACGACCTCTGGCTGAAGGAGGACGAACGGAGCGACGACCTGGCGGACTACTCCTTCTGGAGCTCACCCGCGGAGTACGCGGCCGTCGTCGGCGCGTACGGCGTCGACCTCCCGGAGCCGATCCGGGGGTACGTCGACGCTCGCCGCGAGGAGAAGGAGGCGTTGATCGACGCAGCCGTCCGTCGGGCGGAGACACACGAGATCGGCCCGTGGACGGTCGGCGTGACGTACGGCCGGTGTTCACAGAACGAGGTTGCGGAGACGCTCCGCGAGCGAGGCGCCGACGCGGCCGTGATCGTCAAGCCGGCCGGCAGCGCGTCGATCCGCGGCAGCGAGACGTTCGAACGGGCCCACGAGGTGGCCGGGCAGGTCAACGGCGGCGGTCACCCGAAGGCCGCCGGCTGCAAGCCCGACATCTACGACGACATGCTGGACGTGGCCCGTCACTGGACGACGGAGGGTGAGGCCGCGAAACGAGTGATCCTCGCGGCGTTCGAACGGGTCGCCGACGACATCGAGGCGGACGGCACAGAGACCGCCGCGACGGCGGACGACTGA
- a CDS encoding PRC-barrel domain-containing protein — translation MVDILAEDLSGKGIIMGGTELGVLYNITMDLKTGRLVDLLVTPHDARDPESLPFETDDDGHLQVPVERVQRVEDYIDVRPA, via the coding sequence ATGGTCGACATCCTCGCCGAGGACCTCTCCGGCAAGGGAATCATCATGGGGGGAACGGAACTCGGGGTGCTCTACAACATCACGATGGATCTGAAGACGGGGCGGCTGGTCGATCTGCTGGTCACGCCACACGACGCGCGCGACCCGGAGAGTCTCCCGTTCGAGACGGACGACGACGGCCACCTCCAGGTACCGGTCGAGCGGGTCCAGCGCGTGGAAGACTACATCGACGTACGGCCGGCGTAG
- a CDS encoding NOB1 family endonuclease, with translation MQVLDASAFIHGYDTDDQTASIPAVQAELEGEHALRFDAEEGGGMRVHVPDAAAVDQVRRAAAGTGDDGELSETDRRLLAAALELDAQLVTDDYAVQNVADRLEIDTVVIARDGITEQRDWLFQCVGCGREFDDDRDRCPVCGSDLTRKNPN, from the coding sequence ATGCAGGTACTCGACGCATCCGCGTTCATCCACGGCTACGACACGGACGACCAGACTGCCTCGATTCCGGCGGTCCAGGCGGAGTTGGAGGGGGAACACGCCCTCCGGTTCGACGCCGAGGAGGGCGGCGGGATGCGGGTCCACGTCCCGGACGCCGCGGCGGTCGACCAGGTCCGGCGTGCCGCCGCCGGCACGGGTGACGACGGTGAGCTGTCGGAGACGGACCGCCGGCTGCTCGCGGCCGCGCTCGAACTCGACGCGCAGCTCGTGACGGACGACTACGCCGTCCAGAACGTCGCCGACAGACTGGAGATCGACACCGTCGTGATCGCCCGCGACGGGATCACGGAGCAACGCGACTGGCTGTTCCAGTGTGTCGGCTGCGGCCGGGAGTTCGACGACGACCGCGACCGCTGTCCGGTGTGTGGCAGCGACCTCACGCGCAAGAACCCGAACTGA
- a CDS encoding aryl-sulfate sulfotransferase produces the protein MREIRRSSVRLTLLVVLVAVAPATAAVSAGAAATVDASAEATTADPGVCVGHQAAPADGVTVVSVQGARFGENGGKEPARLVAFGPRGEVLWVHDSSDSPGVVWSYDVDPLGNGNLFVTATRRGTTLLYELNTTTGDTVWTEELPYTDTHDADPLNESHVVIANMRNYDEADETNEDRLVVYDRVDDEVTWTWQFDDHFDRDVGGSYTDDWTHFNDVDRVGDDFLLSPRNFDQVLLVDRATGEIERQLGSDGNYDVLYEQHNPDYLQSDAGTDTFLVADSENDRIVEYEHTDGDWERTWRLGTSDTLSWPRDADRLRNGHTLVGDSKNHRVVEVTPRGEVVWEVYSPWLVYDVERIPAGGFESDAYADLGGSRGPTTTDLGADGSYELSGSGATPPSESELTDCADALDDHEGGFGSVDLDATASPTGDGTDGGATADGTTDSERTAATTVPPRTDVTTVGGSGESTSGVVTPGLGVVVAAVALAVLAAVGLARRRD, from the coding sequence GTGCGAGAGATTCGTCGAAGCTCCGTCCGACTGACGCTCCTGGTCGTCTTGGTCGCCGTCGCGCCCGCGACGGCCGCGGTCTCGGCTGGCGCGGCGGCAACCGTCGACGCGAGCGCCGAGGCCACGACCGCCGACCCTGGCGTGTGTGTCGGCCACCAGGCCGCGCCGGCCGACGGCGTCACGGTCGTCAGCGTCCAGGGGGCGCGATTCGGCGAGAACGGGGGCAAAGAGCCCGCCAGACTCGTCGCGTTCGGGCCCCGCGGCGAGGTGTTGTGGGTCCACGACAGCAGCGACAGCCCCGGTGTCGTCTGGTCGTACGACGTGGACCCGTTGGGCAACGGCAACCTGTTCGTCACCGCGACGCGCCGTGGGACGACCCTGTTGTACGAGCTGAACACCACCACCGGCGACACTGTCTGGACCGAGGAACTACCGTACACGGACACGCACGACGCCGACCCGTTGAACGAGAGCCACGTCGTGATCGCCAACATGCGCAACTACGACGAGGCCGACGAGACCAACGAGGACCGGCTCGTCGTCTACGACCGCGTCGACGACGAAGTGACCTGGACCTGGCAGTTCGACGACCACTTCGACCGCGACGTCGGTGGGTCGTACACGGACGACTGGACCCACTTCAACGACGTCGACCGCGTCGGCGACGACTTCCTGTTGTCGCCGCGCAACTTCGACCAGGTGTTGCTCGTCGACCGCGCGACCGGGGAGATCGAACGACAGCTCGGCAGCGACGGCAACTACGACGTGCTCTACGAGCAACACAACCCGGACTACCTCCAGAGCGACGCGGGCACCGACACGTTCCTGGTCGCCGACTCCGAGAACGACCGGATCGTGGAGTACGAACACACCGACGGCGACTGGGAGCGCACCTGGCGACTGGGCACCAGCGACACGCTGTCGTGGCCCCGGGACGCCGACCGACTCCGCAACGGCCACACCCTCGTCGGCGACTCGAAGAACCACCGCGTGGTGGAGGTGACACCCCGCGGCGAGGTCGTCTGGGAGGTGTACTCCCCGTGGCTCGTGTACGACGTCGAACGGATCCCGGCCGGCGGCTTCGAGAGCGACGCGTACGCCGACCTCGGCGGTTCGCGCGGGCCGACGACCACGGACCTCGGGGCCGACGGCAGCTACGAACTGTCCGGGTCCGGCGCAACGCCCCCCTCCGAGTCCGAACTGACCGACTGCGCCGACGCGCTGGACGACCACGAGGGCGGGTTCGGGAGCGTCGACCTCGACGCGACCGCGTCGCCGACGGGTGACGGGACGGACGGCGGCGCGACAGCCGACGGGACGACCGACAGCGAGCGCACCGCGGCGACGACCGTCCCGCCCCGGACGGACGTGACGACCGTCGGCGGCAGCGGCGAGTCGACGAGCGGCGTCGTCACGCCCGGGCTAGGCGTCGTCGTCGCTGCCGTCGCGCTCGCCGTGCTCGCGGCCGTCGGGCTGGCCCGGCGGCGAGACTGA
- a CDS encoding 50S ribosomal protein L31e gives MSATDFEERVVTVPLRDAKQAPSGERADRAMSLIRGHLSKQFSVDEDAVRLDPSLNEAIWEGGRSKPPSSIRVRAARFDEDGEVVVEAEPA, from the coding sequence ATGAGTGCCACGGACTTCGAGGAGCGGGTCGTCACCGTCCCGCTGCGCGACGCGAAGCAGGCACCGAGCGGAGAGCGCGCCGACCGCGCGATGTCGCTGATCCGCGGCCACCTGAGCAAGCAGTTCTCGGTCGACGAGGACGCGGTCCGGCTGGACCCCTCGCTCAACGAGGCAATCTGGGAGGGCGGCCGCAGCAAGCCGCCGAGTTCGATCCGCGTACGCGCCGCTCGCTTCGACGAGGACGGTGAAGTCGTCGTCGAGGCGGAGCCGGCGTAG
- the infB gene encoding translation initiation factor IF-2 — MSDAHEEDAADGATDATAGGLRTPIVAVLGHVDHGKTSLLDKIRGSAVSEGESGAITQHIGATAVPLDTISGIAGELVDPDDFDLPGLLFIDTPGHHSFTTLRSRGGALADIAVLVIDVNDGFQPQTEEAVEILKRTGTPFVVAANKVDTVPGWNPQPGTPIQASMQAQSDRARSDLESNVYELIGDLSDADFSADFYWRVQNFQRNIGVVPVSAETGEGVADLLTVMMGLSQRYMKEEMEIDVAGPGAGTVLEVKEERGFGATLDVVLYDGTVHEGDRVVVGGENGAIVTEVRALLRPRPLAEIRTEKEFEQVSELSAAAGIKIAAPDLDEAMAGAPIRVAREGELERVIADVEQEIAEIEVDTADEGVVVKADTLGSLEAIASALKEAEVPILRAEVGDVAPRDVAIAETAHEDTNQVILGFNVDVLSDTEDELDEADVRLFSHDVIYQLVEDYEEYVEAVEREQQETVLDRIVRPARFRILQDHTFRQNDPAVVGVEVVSGTVQNNRNVVKFDGSEPERVGELSGIQEQGEDVDEARTGKRVSVAIDGPTVGRGIEEGDELWIELPEKHAKILEQELTEEITADEREALKAYLDTRRNQNPFWGK, encoded by the coding sequence ATGTCAGACGCACACGAGGAAGACGCGGCCGACGGAGCCACGGACGCGACGGCGGGTGGGCTCCGGACGCCCATCGTCGCAGTCCTGGGCCACGTCGACCACGGGAAGACCAGCCTGCTAGACAAGATTCGCGGTTCGGCAGTCAGCGAGGGTGAGTCGGGGGCGATCACACAGCACATCGGCGCGACGGCGGTGCCCCTGGACACCATCTCGGGAATCGCCGGCGAGTTGGTCGATCCGGACGACTTCGACCTCCCGGGGCTGTTGTTCATCGACACGCCCGGCCACCACTCGTTCACCACGCTGCGGTCGCGGGGCGGCGCGCTCGCGGACATCGCCGTGCTCGTGATCGACGTGAACGACGGGTTCCAGCCGCAGACGGAGGAGGCCGTCGAGATTCTCAAGCGGACGGGGACGCCGTTCGTCGTCGCCGCCAACAAGGTGGACACGGTACCGGGGTGGAACCCACAGCCGGGGACGCCGATCCAGGCGTCGATGCAGGCTCAGTCCGATCGGGCGCGGTCGGACCTGGAGTCGAACGTGTACGAGCTGATCGGCGACCTCTCGGACGCCGACTTCTCCGCGGACTTCTACTGGCGGGTCCAGAACTTCCAGCGCAACATCGGTGTCGTTCCGGTGTCGGCCGAGACCGGCGAGGGGGTCGCGGACCTGCTCACCGTGATGATGGGCCTGTCCCAGCGGTACATGAAAGAGGAGATGGAGATCGACGTGGCCGGGCCGGGCGCCGGGACGGTGTTGGAGGTGAAGGAGGAACGCGGCTTCGGCGCGACGCTGGACGTCGTGTTGTACGACGGGACCGTCCACGAGGGCGACCGGGTCGTCGTCGGCGGGGAGAACGGCGCCATCGTGACCGAGGTGCGGGCGTTGCTGCGACCCCGCCCGCTGGCGGAGATCCGGACGGAGAAGGAGTTCGAGCAGGTGTCGGAGCTGTCGGCCGCGGCGGGGATCAAGATCGCGGCGCCGGATCTGGACGAGGCGATGGCGGGCGCACCGATCCGGGTCGCCCGCGAGGGTGAACTGGAGCGGGTGATCGCCGACGTGGAACAGGAGATCGCCGAGATCGAGGTGGACACCGCAGACGAGGGGGTCGTCGTCAAAGCCGACACGCTCGGCAGTCTGGAGGCCATCGCCTCCGCGCTGAAGGAGGCGGAGGTCCCCATCCTCCGCGCCGAAGTCGGTGACGTGGCGCCCCGTGACGTGGCGATCGCCGAGACCGCCCACGAGGACACCAATCAGGTGATCCTCGGCTTCAACGTCGACGTGTTGTCCGACACCGAAGACGAACTCGACGAGGCGGACGTACGGCTGTTCTCTCACGACGTGATCTACCAGCTCGTCGAGGACTACGAGGAGTACGTCGAGGCGGTCGAACGCGAGCAACAGGAGACGGTGCTCGACCGGATCGTCCGGCCCGCACGGTTCCGTATCCTCCAGGACCACACGTTCCGGCAGAACGACCCCGCCGTCGTCGGCGTCGAGGTGGTGTCGGGGACGGTCCAGAACAACCGCAACGTCGTGAAGTTCGACGGCAGCGAGCCCGAACGGGTCGGTGAGCTGTCCGGCATCCAGGAACAGGGTGAAGACGTCGACGAGGCCCGCACCGGCAAGCGCGTGTCGGTCGCCATCGACGGGCCGACGGTCGGCCGCGGGATCGAGGAGGGTGACGAACTCTGGATCGAACTGCCGGAGAAACACGCGAAGATCTTAGAACAGGAGCTGACCGAGGAGATCACCGCCGACGAACGCGAGGCGCTGAAGGCGTATCTGGACACGCGGCGGAATCAGAACCCCTTCTGGGGGAAGTGA
- a CDS encoding 50S ribosomal protein L39e: protein MSGNSKAKKKRLGKLERQNSRVPAWVMMKTDMETTQNPKRRHWRRSDTDE from the coding sequence ATGAGTGGCAATTCGAAGGCGAAGAAGAAGCGACTGGGGAAGCTCGAGCGACAGAACAGCCGGGTCCCGGCGTGGGTCATGATGAAGACTGACATGGAGACGACGCAGAACCCGAAGCGACGCCACTGGCGGCGCAGTGACACGGACGAGTAA
- the gpmI gene encoding 2,3-bisphosphoglycerate-independent phosphoglycerate mutase, which yields MRAALVILDGWALGDHGRRDAVRAADTPTFDRIGEVGAFGTLQTHGRAVGLPEGQMGNSEVGHQNIGAGRVVSQAYTRIDDAVADDGFDGVAAIRRALDAVADDGRLHLLGLVSDGGVHAAQSHLHALIETAAAQGVDAVTHAFTDGRDTPPQSGRSYLADLESVVDDAGTGAVATVAGRYHAMDRDENWERTASAYDAIVDRTAAQTADTAVDAVTAAYDRGETDEFVEPTLVGDHDGLADGDAVVFCNFRADRARQLTRMLADIGPSDWHDEGIDTAPPNVEFVTMTEYDETFDLPAAFPPEEPTATLGEVVADAGLTQLRLAESEKYAHVTYFLNGGREVAFDGETRRIVDSPDVPTYEETPAMSAPTVTDTALSEITDDDPDVLVLNYANPDMVGHTGDYEAAIAAVEAVDEQLDRLLTAVADAGGHALVTADHGNADDMGTADDPHTAHTFNPVPFVSLTPAGDDGGLRVRSGGSLPDVAPTLLDVLGVDRPSEMTGSSLLVSEE from the coding sequence ATGCGTGCGGCGCTTGTCATCCTCGACGGGTGGGCACTGGGAGACCACGGGCGGCGGGACGCGGTCCGGGCGGCGGACACGCCGACGTTCGACCGGATCGGCGAGGTCGGAGCGTTCGGTACACTCCAGACCCACGGCCGGGCCGTCGGACTGCCCGAAGGACAGATGGGCAACAGCGAGGTGGGCCACCAGAACATCGGTGCTGGCCGCGTCGTCTCTCAGGCGTACACCCGGATCGACGACGCCGTCGCGGACGACGGCTTCGACGGCGTCGCGGCGATCCGACGGGCGTTGGACGCCGTCGCGGACGACGGCCGGCTCCACCTCCTGGGGCTCGTCAGCGACGGCGGCGTCCACGCCGCCCAGTCGCACCTCCACGCGCTGATCGAGACTGCCGCCGCCCAGGGTGTCGACGCCGTCACTCACGCCTTCACCGACGGACGAGACACGCCGCCACAGTCCGGCCGGAGCTACCTCGCAGACCTGGAGTCCGTCGTCGACGACGCCGGCACGGGCGCGGTCGCGACGGTCGCCGGACGCTACCACGCGATGGACCGCGACGAGAACTGGGAGCGGACGGCGAGCGCCTACGACGCCATCGTCGACCGGACGGCGGCACAGACTGCCGACACGGCCGTCGACGCCGTCACGGCCGCCTACGACCGCGGAGAGACGGACGAGTTCGTCGAGCCGACGCTCGTCGGCGACCACGACGGGCTCGCCGACGGGGACGCGGTCGTGTTCTGTAACTTCCGGGCCGACCGGGCGAGACAGCTCACCCGGATGCTGGCCGACATCGGACCGAGCGACTGGCACGACGAAGGGATCGACACCGCCCCGCCGAACGTGGAGTTCGTGACGATGACGGAGTACGACGAGACGTTCGACCTCCCGGCCGCGTTCCCGCCGGAAGAGCCGACGGCGACGCTGGGCGAGGTGGTGGCGGACGCGGGGCTCACACAGCTCCGGCTCGCGGAGTCGGAGAAGTACGCCCACGTCACGTACTTCCTCAACGGCGGTCGGGAGGTGGCGTTCGACGGCGAGACCCGTCGGATCGTCGACTCGCCGGACGTGCCGACCTACGAGGAGACGCCGGCGATGAGCGCTCCGACAGTGACGGACACGGCGCTGTCGGAGATTACCGACGACGACCCGGACGTGCTCGTGTTGAACTACGCCAACCCGGACATGGTCGGTCACACCGGGGACTACGAGGCCGCAATCGCGGCCGTGGAGGCGGTCGACGAACAGCTCGACCGGCTGCTGACGGCCGTCGCCGACGCCGGCGGGCACGCGCTCGTCACCGCCGATCACGGCAACGCCGACGACATGGGCACGGCGGACGACCCGCACACCGCACACACGTTCAATCCGGTGCCGTTCGTCTCTCTGACGCCCGCCGGCGACGACGGTGGACTCCGCGTGCGGTCGGGCGGGAGTCTACCGGACGTAGCGCCGACGCTGCTCGACGTGCTCGGCGTCGATCGACCCTCGGAGATGACCGGTTCGTCGCTGCTCGTCTCCGAGGAGTGA
- a CDS encoding rubrerythrin-like domain-containing protein: MPVVNIDPYESSGGLFECVECAGRTEANSNPGRCDDCGGDVRNLAVHQE; this comes from the coding sequence ATGCCAGTAGTGAATATCGACCCGTACGAGTCGTCGGGCGGACTGTTCGAGTGTGTCGAGTGTGCCGGTCGGACGGAGGCCAACTCCAACCCAGGCCGGTGTGACGACTGTGGAGGTGACGTGCGCAACCTCGCAGTCCACCAGGAGTAG